In the Campylobacter sp. RM6914 genome, one interval contains:
- the pbpC gene encoding penicillin-binding protein 1C → MNKTLPRALKFLKFTVSFFAILFVAFMLFDALFPLNLDKLNKDDSKVVYDKNGEILRMKLASDGAWRFHTHEVPEILKKSVLLFEDKFYYYHFGVNPLSIIRASFYNITHKNRIGASTITMQVARMLEANERTYANKIKEIFRAFQLEWHFSKDEILNLYFNLAPYGGNIEGVKAAARFYFNKNLSQLSYAQIALLTTIPKNPNKNRLDKKSDINTLKNRVAKLLFDAGIIDLSALKRAQNEPFVNTRLNAPFHAPSYTDVAFKNGITNSNLNLEFQNDLLNILNQTMFKLKQNGANNASAVLIDNKKMSVVAFIGSHDQSSKDGKNSSLNMKRNVGSTLKPFIYSLALDSGLITPKSELIDTQIYINEYVPRNFNDDFLGKVSAKDALGLSLNIPAVNLNQKLGDNSLYELLEKINLIDNKKEFYGASIALGSPEISLLNLTRLYTIYANGGKLLPLEFAGEFVNNQNEILNLISPQSAYLSAKMMSEASRGILKNAWQYAQNTPTIAFKTGTSHNSRDLYALGVDQNYTLGIWIGNFNGEKTSRLTGLNDASSVVFDMFKLLSQKEKLNFMQKPDGIVLAPTCLDSFEFKECKNMQQDEQILGVWPQNKCQNLRSEELDFMYKNGFLNKNDIAQSPCAKFLRDKAPIFASLYDGQIFINDNNQTKVMIKCYAYLGDEIYITLGNGEFIKRQSASENIVSLATGQHRIGCLDENSNYKEIKIEIRR, encoded by the coding sequence ATGAATAAAACATTGCCAAGAGCTTTAAAATTCCTAAAATTTACGGTGTCTTTTTTTGCTATTTTGTTTGTGGCGTTTATGCTTTTTGACGCACTTTTTCCGTTAAATTTAGATAAATTAAACAAAGATGACTCCAAGGTTGTTTATGATAAAAACGGCGAAATTCTACGCATGAAGCTCGCAAGTGACGGAGCTTGGAGGTTTCACACACATGAAGTTCCTGAAATTTTGAAAAAAAGCGTTTTACTTTTTGAAGATAAATTTTACTACTATCATTTTGGCGTTAATCCCCTCTCGATAATTCGCGCTAGTTTTTACAACATAACGCACAAAAACCGCATAGGAGCCAGCACGATAACTATGCAAGTAGCAAGGATGCTTGAAGCCAATGAGCGAACTTACGCAAATAAAATCAAAGAAATTTTTCGCGCTTTTCAACTCGAATGGCATTTTAGTAAAGATGAGATTTTAAATTTATACTTTAATCTAGCTCCTTACGGGGGCAATATCGAGGGCGTAAAAGCTGCGGCTAGGTTTTATTTTAATAAAAATTTATCACAATTAAGCTACGCTCAGATCGCACTTTTGACCACAATACCCAAAAATCCAAACAAAAATCGCCTTGATAAAAAATCAGACATAAACACACTAAAAAACCGCGTCGCTAAACTGCTTTTTGATGCAGGTATCATCGACCTTAGTGCACTTAAGCGTGCTCAAAATGAGCCTTTTGTAAATACTCGCTTAAATGCCCCCTTTCATGCTCCAAGCTACACCGATGTCGCTTTTAAAAACGGTATCACAAACTCAAATTTAAATTTAGAATTTCAAAACGATCTATTAAACATCTTAAATCAAACCATGTTCAAACTCAAGCAAAATGGCGCAAATAACGCCTCAGCCGTCTTGATAGATAATAAAAAAATGAGTGTCGTAGCCTTTATCGGCTCACACGATCAAAGCTCAAAAGACGGCAAAAACTCTAGCCTAAATATGAAACGAAATGTCGGTAGCACACTAAAGCCCTTTATCTACTCGCTTGCCCTTGATAGCGGACTTATCACTCCAAAAAGCGAGCTTATAGACACGCAAATTTACATAAACGAGTATGTTCCTAGAAATTTTAACGACGACTTTTTGGGTAAAGTAAGCGCAAAAGACGCGCTAGGTCTTAGTCTAAATATCCCCGCCGTAAATTTAAATCAAAAACTTGGCGATAACTCACTTTATGAACTACTTGAAAAGATAAATTTAATAGACAACAAAAAGGAATTTTACGGAGCTTCCATAGCGCTTGGAAGTCCTGAAATAAGCCTTTTAAACCTCACTCGTCTTTATACGATATATGCAAATGGCGGCAAGCTTTTACCGCTTGAGTTTGCAGGTGAATTTGTAAATAACCAAAATGAAATTTTAAACCTCATAAGCCCTCAAAGTGCTTATCTGAGCGCAAAAATGATGAGCGAAGCAAGTAGGGGCATCTTAAAAAATGCATGGCAATACGCCCAAAATACACCAACCATCGCATTTAAAACAGGTACAAGCCATAACTCGCGAGATCTATATGCGCTGGGAGTTGATCAAAACTATACTCTTGGAATTTGGATAGGAAATTTTAACGGCGAGAAGACGAGTAGATTAACAGGCTTAAATGACGCTAGTTCGGTTGTGTTTGACATGTTTAAGTTGCTTTCTCAAAAAGAAAAACTAAATTTCATGCAAAAACCAGACGGCATAGTTCTAGCTCCAACATGCCTTGATAGTTTTGAGTTTAAAGAATGTAAAAATATGCAACAAGATGAGCAAATTCTCGGTGTTTGGCCTCAAAACAAATGTCAAAATTTAAGAAGTGAAGAGCTTGATTTTATGTATAAAAACGGATTTTTAAACAAAAATGATATCGCACAAAGTCCTTGTGCTAAGTTTTTACGAGATAAAGCTCCGATCTTTGCCTCTTTATATGATGGTCAAATCTTCATAAATGATAATAATCAAACCAAAGTTATGATAAAATGTTACGCTTATTTAGGAGATGAAATTTACATCACGCTTGGTAACGGCGAATTTATCAAACGCCAAAGTGCAAGCGAAAATATCGTTAGTTTGGCGACAGGTCAGCACCGCATAGGATGTCTTGATGAAAATTCAAACTACAAAGAGATAAAGATAGAGATAAGGAGATAG
- a CDS encoding ATP-dependent helicase, whose protein sequence is MPLSKLNKEQYTAATAPFGHNLVIASAGTGKTSTIVARIAHLLNLGVLPEKILLLTFTNKAASEMIERLERYFDKKITAKVTAGTFHSVSYTLLKSLNKGVILKQPGELKILLKSLVERRKFHHLSDVKPYGGAYLYDMYSLYQNSVSDISFADWIVQKSDEQGVYAEIYEDVLEEFESEKRKFSYADFNDLLINMRNELKNNAQINYDEILIDEYQDTNTLQGSLISAFKTKSIFCVGDFDQSIYAFNGANIEIIGSFKDRFLDANIYALNVNYRSSSSILALANKVISNNPRLYEKNLIVSREGNFKAPTLLVYNELFEQYVNIADIISLSPFSRQNIAIIFRNNSSADGLEVALKERGISSKRKGGISFFESREIKALVDIMGVVINPKDIMAFIHICEYAKGVGSAVSKELFDALVKLGHGSLVEGLLNPDENVNIQSNKRRNYQLGLFDDIDEFADVSRFSSLKFSDKFLSHPILKMQKLSENGAIFLYEIYNFLLRAKRITRPTSLINEIRDSKIYELIVQNIATKRATLKNGNVDPSLFNEAKERIMRKSVVLAELSKNYHDMEKFYNFITLGSNEMSEGEGVSLLSVHASKGLEFDQVFIVDLAQNRFPNLKLMSMGGSLEEERRLFYVAVTRARNELYLSYAKFDKIKKINYQPSCFLIEAGMAKAGI, encoded by the coding sequence ATGCCGTTAAGTAAACTAAATAAAGAACAATACACCGCCGCAACCGCACCGTTTGGTCATAACCTGGTAATCGCAAGTGCAGGAACGGGAAAGACCAGCACTATCGTAGCTCGCATAGCACATCTTTTAAATTTGGGCGTTTTACCTGAGAAAATTTTACTTCTTACGTTTACAAACAAGGCTGCAAGCGAGATGATAGAGCGACTAGAGCGGTATTTTGACAAAAAAATCACCGCTAAAGTCACGGCAGGGACATTTCACTCCGTCTCATACACGCTACTTAAGTCGTTAAATAAAGGAGTTATACTAAAGCAACCGGGTGAGCTTAAAATTTTACTAAAAAGCTTAGTTGAGCGACGTAAATTTCATCACTTAAGCGATGTAAAACCATATGGCGGCGCATATCTTTATGACATGTATTCGCTTTATCAAAACAGCGTAAGCGATATAAGCTTTGCCGACTGGATAGTGCAAAAAAGCGATGAACAGGGCGTTTATGCTGAAATTTATGAAGATGTTTTAGAAGAATTCGAAAGCGAGAAGCGTAAATTTTCATACGCTGACTTTAATGACTTGCTTATAAATATGAGAAACGAGCTAAAAAATAATGCTCAAATTAATTATGATGAAATTTTAATAGACGAATACCAAGACACAAACACTCTCCAAGGCTCGCTTATAAGCGCGTTTAAAACAAAAAGCATCTTTTGTGTTGGGGATTTTGACCAAAGTATTTATGCCTTTAATGGTGCAAATATCGAGATCATCGGCTCTTTTAAGGATAGATTTTTAGATGCAAATATATACGCACTAAATGTAAATTATCGCTCCAGCTCGTCCATACTTGCTCTTGCAAATAAAGTAATATCAAACAATCCGCGCCTTTACGAGAAAAATTTAATAGTAAGCAGAGAGGGAAATTTTAAAGCTCCGACATTGCTTGTTTATAATGAACTTTTCGAACAATACGTAAATATCGCAGATATCATCTCTCTCTCGCCGTTTTCACGTCAAAATATCGCGATAATCTTTCGAAACAACTCAAGCGCGGACGGCCTTGAAGTCGCGTTAAAAGAGCGAGGGATAAGCTCAAAACGTAAGGGTGGGATAAGTTTTTTTGAAAGTAGAGAGATAAAGGCGCTTGTTGATATCATGGGTGTTGTGATAAACCCAAAAGACATAATGGCTTTTATACATATCTGCGAATATGCCAAAGGTGTTGGAAGTGCGGTTAGCAAGGAGCTTTTTGACGCACTTGTAAAATTAGGACATGGAAGCCTTGTTGAGGGGCTTTTAAATCCTGATGAAAATGTAAACATACAAAGCAATAAAAGACGCAACTACCAACTAGGGCTTTTTGATGACATAGACGAATTTGCCGATGTGTCGCGTTTTTCATCACTTAAATTTAGTGATAAATTTCTATCCCACCCTATACTCAAGATGCAAAAATTAAGCGAAAATGGAGCGATATTTTTATATGAAATTTATAATTTCTTACTCCGCGCAAAACGTATAACTCGTCCAACATCGCTGATAAACGAGATAAGAGATAGCAAAATTTACGAGCTTATCGTGCAAAATATCGCCACAAAACGAGCTACACTGAAAAACGGTAATGTTGACCCGTCGTTATTTAACGAGGCAAAAGAGCGCATAATGAGAAAGTCCGTAGTCTTAGCCGAGCTGTCTAAAAACTATCATGATATGGAAAAATTTTATAACTTTATAACGCTTGGAAGCAATGAGATGAGCGAGGGGGAGGGTGTGAGCTTGCTTAGTGTTCATGCAAGTAAAGGGCTTGAGTTTGACCAGGTATTTATAGTTGATCTTGCGCAAAATCGTTTTCCAAATTTAAAGCTAATGAGCATGGGCGGTTCGCTTGAAGAGGAGCGAAGGCTTTTTTACGTCGCAGTCACCAGAGCTAGAAACGAGCTTTATCTAAGCTATGCTAAATTTGATAAGATAAAAAAGATAAATTATCAACCAAGTTGCTTTTTGATAGAAGCAGGCATGGCAAAGGCAGGAATTTAA
- a CDS encoding DUF3237 family protein: protein MQEPKLKYTFSILINSNKERLCLGDNERIFVPFTLKVSGKINGVAMPYGVDIQKQKENGIKEISARYAILLDDGETIYIQNEGMIHKKNDGSRYFVTVPKFEAYSKKYKWIQQAIFIGYAVSTPQGTLLSFYELK from the coding sequence TTGCAAGAACCAAAACTTAAATACACATTTAGTATACTTATCAATTCAAACAAAGAAAGACTATGTCTTGGAGATAACGAAAGAATTTTCGTACCATTTACACTTAAGGTAAGCGGTAAAATAAACGGTGTCGCCATGCCTTATGGAGTTGACATCCAAAAGCAAAAAGAAAACGGCATAAAAGAAATTTCCGCCAGATATGCCATACTTTTAGATGATGGTGAAACGATATACATACAAAATGAAGGCATGATACATAAAAAGAATGATGGATCTCGATACTTTGTTACAGTGCCAAAATTTGAAGCTTACTCTAAAAAATACAAATGGATACAACAAGCCATATTTATCGGTTACGCGGTATCCACTCCACAAGGAACGCTTCTTAGCTTTTATGAGCTAAAATGA
- a CDS encoding DUF3237 domain-containing protein, producing MRKLFFVALAIVTLGLFGLNAADISAKDLKQPKLELAFMIDIEVEKPLVVGKDDEHGLRRLIYIKGGKVSGKLNGEVLPYGVDSQVVRPDGLTELTARYAIKLDDGAQIYIDNSGMRHITDPEVAKEAAQGKIVDPKYVYFATVTKFETYDAKYKWMERAIFVCYAVRLPDKVLLNFYEVK from the coding sequence ATGAGAAAGTTATTTTTCGTTGCATTAGCGATAGTCACACTCGGTCTTTTTGGTCTAAATGCTGCTGATATTTCAGCCAAAGACTTAAAGCAGCCTAAACTTGAGCTTGCCTTTATGATAGATATAGAGGTTGAAAAGCCGCTTGTTGTCGGCAAAGATGACGAACACGGCTTAAGAAGACTCATATATATAAAAGGCGGTAAAGTAAGCGGTAAACTAAACGGAGAGGTCTTGCCTTACGGTGTAGATAGTCAAGTCGTTCGCCCTGACGGACTTACGGAACTTACCGCAAGATACGCCATAAAGCTTGATGACGGGGCTCAAATTTATATTGATAATAGCGGTATGAGACATATAACAGACCCTGAAGTTGCAAAAGAGGCTGCACAAGGCAAGATCGTGGATCCAAAATATGTCTACTTTGCAACCGTAACAAAATTTGAAACTTACGATGCAAAATACAAATGGATGGAAAGAGCGATATTTGTTTGCTATGCTGTAAGGCTACCTGATAAAGTTTTATTAAACTTTTATGAAGTTAAATGA
- a CDS encoding DUF3137 domain-containing protein codes for MAVLSFLFFHFYAHAFGFNKLGAFIFSTIAIVFAFNFYVSKISKSVKVEFKSKIMPIIIKDINPDLVYEKDKFITKNEFLSTEIYSSDISFYGGNDLVNGKVDDILVKFSDALVKRVQKNIQNGKEIKKEIVVFQGVLFIAKFNKKINSITQIIDKKANFIKTNGDRAYMDDATFESHFKTYTNDQINARYLLTPKFMQDFCELKRIFKAQICAVLKDEFIYIYINLGKDSFELDMKNTLDQDNLNAYKKEITTFLDIVKNLNLNNNLFCN; via the coding sequence GTGGCTGTATTATCATTTTTATTTTTTCATTTTTATGCTCATGCTTTTGGTTTTAATAAACTAGGAGCTTTTATATTTAGCACTATCGCTATCGTCTTTGCCTTTAATTTCTATGTTTCAAAAATTTCCAAAAGCGTAAAAGTTGAGTTTAAAAGCAAAATAATGCCGATCATAATTAAAGATATCAACCCTGATCTAGTCTATGAAAAAGATAAATTTATAACAAAAAACGAGTTTTTATCTACAGAAATTTATAGTTCCGATATATCATTTTATGGCGGAAATGATCTAGTAAATGGCAAAGTAGATGATATTTTGGTTAAATTTAGTGATGCTTTGGTTAAAAGAGTGCAAAAAAACATACAAAACGGTAAAGAGATAAAAAAAGAGATTGTTGTGTTTCAAGGGGTGCTTTTTATCGCTAAATTTAATAAAAAAATAAATTCTATCACTCAAATAATAGACAAAAAAGCAAATTTCATAAAAACAAACGGCGATAGAGCCTATATGGACGATGCTACTTTTGAAAGCCATTTTAAAACCTACACAAATGATCAAATAAACGCTCGTTATCTTTTAACACCAAAATTTATGCAGGATTTTTGCGAGCTAAAAAGAATTTTTAAAGCTCAAATTTGTGCTGTTTTGAAAGACGAATTTATTTATATTTACATAAATTTAGGCAAAGACAGCTTCGAGCTTGATATGAAAAATACACTAGATCAAGACAATTTAAACGCTTACAAAAAAGAGATTACCACATTTTTGGATATAGTTAAAAATTTAAATTTAAACAACAATTTATTTTGTAACTAA
- a CDS encoding LemA family protein: MNAYVAILIALLALVIAFISIYNSLIAKRNQVKNIRASIDAALKNRYDLIPNLVSSVSRYAEHENELLTKVTELRSKAMNANESENLKINNELSSTLGGIKILSEAYPELKANENFIELQKSLNEIEAQLSAARRAYNSAVMIYNNALEMFPSNIVASWFKFSPKEFFQAPQNEQNTPDVKDLFKRD; encoded by the coding sequence ATGAACGCTTATGTTGCTATTTTGATCGCTCTACTTGCACTAGTCATCGCTTTTATAAGCATCTACAACTCGCTAATCGCAAAAAGAAATCAGGTAAAAAATATCCGTGCAAGCATTGATGCTGCACTTAAAAATCGCTACGATCTTATACCAAATTTGGTTTCAAGCGTTAGTCGATATGCAGAACACGAGAACGAACTTTTAACAAAAGTAACAGAGCTTAGAAGTAAAGCCATGAATGCAAATGAGAGTGAAAATTTAAAGATAAATAATGAGCTTAGCTCGACACTTGGCGGCATAAAAATACTTTCTGAAGCCTATCCCGAGCTAAAAGCAAACGAAAATTTCATAGAGCTTCAAAAGAGCCTAAATGAGATAGAAGCCCAGCTAAGTGCCGCAAGAAGAGCCTATAACTCTGCCGTGATGATTTACAACAACGCACTTGAGATGTTTCCTAGCAATATTGTCGCTTCTTGGTTCAAATTTAGCCCTAAAGAATTTTTTCAAGCACCTCAAAACGAACAAAATACGCCTGATGTAAAAGATCTTTTTAAGCGAGATTAA
- the htpG gene encoding molecular chaperone HtpG produces MADKFEFQTEVNDLLNLMIHSLYSNKEIFLRELISNASDALDKLNYLSLTDEAYKSLNYTPRIDISVNKEAKTLTISDNGIGMNKDELIANLGTIARSGTKGFMQNLSGDAKKDSSLIGQFGVGFYSAFMVANKIEVVSKKALSDEVNKWTSDAKSYEISNSTKESHGTSITLYLNDEEFADTWKLEGIIKKYSNHIPYAIFMDKEEYVAPSGDEKEGKYETKNVQINKASALWRMNKASIKTQEYNDFYKQISHDSTDPLLHIHTKAEGKIEYSTLFYVPGSEPFDLFRVDYQSGVKLYVKRVFITDDAKELLPPFLRFIRGVIDVEDLPLNVSREILQENAIMRSVKEQSVKKILSELAKLKEKDREKYIKFYTFFGKVLKEALYGFGNDKEAVLDLVLFKSSKRDGLISLKEYKEGMKEDQKSIYYISGNSENMLRNSPLLESFKKNDIEVLIMDEEIDTIVMPMTNEFDKIPMKSISHADIDDEIKSEENSVDESKLTNTLVKMREILKDDVKDVKLSSRLSDSVAVLIYDKNDPDFAMQMMLKQMGQNDLPKVKPILEINPNHEIFTKLETNELMINDISRLLLDMAKINEGMNIEDPAQFSKILTKIMTKAI; encoded by the coding sequence ATGGCAGACAAATTTGAATTTCAAACCGAAGTGAATGATCTGTTAAATTTAATGATACATTCACTATATTCCAACAAGGAAATTTTCCTTCGCGAACTTATCTCAAATGCAAGCGACGCACTAGATAAGCTAAACTACCTATCACTTACTGATGAAGCATATAAAAGTCTAAACTACACTCCACGCATAGATATAAGCGTCAACAAAGAGGCAAAAACACTAACAATCAGTGATAATGGTATAGGCATGAACAAAGATGAGCTTATCGCAAATTTAGGCACTATCGCAAGAAGCGGCACAAAAGGCTTTATGCAAAATTTAAGCGGAGATGCCAAAAAAGACAGCTCGCTCATAGGTCAGTTTGGCGTAGGTTTTTACTCTGCGTTCATGGTTGCAAACAAGATAGAAGTCGTTAGCAAAAAAGCGTTAAGCGACGAGGTAAACAAATGGACTTCAGACGCAAAAAGCTATGAAATTTCAAACAGTACAAAAGAATCACACGGCACAAGTATAACACTATATCTAAATGACGAAGAATTTGCCGATACTTGGAAGCTCGAAGGTATTATCAAAAAATACTCAAACCATATCCCGTATGCGATTTTTATGGACAAAGAGGAGTATGTAGCTCCAAGTGGTGATGAAAAAGAGGGCAAATACGAAACAAAAAACGTTCAAATAAACAAAGCAAGCGCTCTTTGGCGCATGAACAAAGCCTCGATAAAAACACAAGAATACAATGACTTTTATAAGCAAATCAGCCACGACAGTACCGATCCGCTTTTGCATATCCACACAAAAGCCGAAGGCAAGATCGAATATAGCACGCTGTTTTACGTGCCTGGTTCAGAGCCGTTTGATTTGTTTAGAGTTGATTACCAAAGCGGTGTAAAGCTCTATGTAAAGCGCGTTTTTATAACAGATGACGCAAAAGAGCTTCTACCTCCGTTTTTAAGATTTATCAGAGGCGTTATCGACGTAGAAGATCTACCTCTTAACGTAAGCCGTGAAATTTTACAAGAAAACGCCATCATGCGAAGCGTAAAAGAGCAAAGCGTGAAGAAAATTTTAAGCGAATTAGCTAAATTAAAAGAAAAAGATAGAGAAAAATACATAAAATTTTACACATTTTTCGGGAAAGTCCTAAAAGAGGCACTTTACGGCTTTGGTAATGACAAAGAGGCGGTTTTAGATCTTGTATTATTTAAATCAAGCAAACGAGATGGACTTATCAGCCTAAAAGAGTATAAAGAAGGTATGAAAGAGGATCAAAAAAGCATATATTACATAAGTGGAAACAGCGAAAATATGCTTAGAAATTCTCCACTTCTTGAAAGCTTTAAGAAAAACGATATAGAAGTGCTGATAATGGACGAAGAGATCGACACTATCGTTATGCCAATGACCAATGAATTTGATAAAATTCCTATGAAATCAATATCTCACGCAGATATAGACGATGAGATAAAAAGCGAAGAAAATAGCGTTGATGAAAGCAAACTGACAAATACGTTGGTTAAAATGCGTGAAATTTTAAAAGATGATGTTAAGGACGTAAAATTAAGCTCGCGCCTTAGCGACTCTGTTGCAGTGCTAATATATGATAAAAACGATCCTGATTTTGCTATGCAGATGATGTTAAAACAAATGGGCCAAAACGACCTACCTAAGGTAAAACCTATACTTGAGATCAATCCTAATCACGAAATTTTTACCAAATTAGAAACAAACGAGTTAATGATAAATGATATCTCTCGCCTGCTTCTTGATATGGCAAAGATAAATGAGGGTATGAACATAGAAGATCCTGCTCAATTTAGCAAAATCTTAACCAAAATAATGACAAAAGCGATATAG
- a CDS encoding YolD-like family protein: MSKIKNDRAKIFSSFNPLSTLSKALREQERQASQKLEIDEAKAYENLEILSTLKPGDNISLTYHDGFDCIHLSGLTTQINLKLQKINIAKTEINFNDIYDITKNS; the protein is encoded by the coding sequence GTGTCAAAGATAAAAAATGATAGAGCAAAAATTTTTAGCTCCTTTAATCCTCTGTCAACGCTAAGTAAAGCGCTTAGGGAACAAGAGAGACAAGCTAGTCAAAAGCTTGAAATAGACGAGGCAAAAGCCTATGAAAACTTAGAAATTTTAAGCACCTTAAAGCCTGGAGATAACATATCTCTTACCTACCATGACGGTTTTGACTGCATTCATTTAAGCGGACTTACTACACAGATAAATTTAAAACTACAAAAGATAAACATCGCAAAAACCGAGATAAATTTTAACGATATATACGATATAACTAAAAATAGTTAA
- a CDS encoding Y-family DNA polymerase — protein sequence MKTYIVIDLKSFYASVECVELGLDPFKTNLVVADTSRGDGTVCLAVTPYMKAQGVKNRCRLYEIPKNIKYTTVAPRMQYYIDYAAKIYGIYLKYIAKEDIYVYSIDEAFMDISEYIKFYSLDARSLAKMIMEDIFKTTGITAACGIGTNLYLAKIALDMLAKHSDDNIAFLDENLYKEKLWTHRPLSDFWRIGKQTEAKLNRYGIFCMKDMSMVPLNLLEKIFGIDAYIALDHANGIEPITIADIKAYKPSTRSFYSSEILPRDYEYYEALTVIKEMSDRLSLKMLAQNVKASGISIVIKFADKNLGHERATISYPTPTNITSKIIQSVEDLYLNKIKNLGLIRQISISANNIKKDTQVEKSLFDEQDDKEKTALKAINAIKDKFGKNAILRAIDLMPEATGRDRNEKIGGHKSGVKDKK from the coding sequence ATGAAAACATATATCGTAATAGACCTAAAGTCATTTTACGCATCCGTAGAGTGCGTGGAGCTTGGACTTGATCCATTTAAGACAAATTTAGTAGTTGCGGACACAAGCAGAGGCGATGGCACGGTATGTCTTGCGGTTACTCCATATATGAAGGCTCAAGGCGTCAAAAATAGATGTCGCCTATACGAGATACCAAAAAATATCAAATACACAACCGTTGCCCCTCGCATGCAGTATTACATAGACTATGCGGCAAAAATTTATGGTATTTATCTAAAATACATCGCAAAAGAGGACATTTATGTCTACTCCATAGATGAAGCCTTTATGGATATTAGCGAGTATATTAAATTTTACTCTCTTGATGCAAGATCGCTAGCTAAAATGATAATGGAAGATATCTTTAAAACAACCGGCATAACAGCTGCTTGTGGGATCGGTACAAATTTATACCTAGCAAAGATCGCACTTGATATGCTTGCAAAGCATAGTGATGACAATATAGCGTTTTTAGATGAAAATTTATACAAAGAAAAGCTTTGGACACATAGGCCTCTTAGCGACTTTTGGCGCATAGGCAAACAAACAGAAGCAAAGCTAAACCGATATGGAATTTTTTGCATGAAAGACATGTCAATGGTTCCTTTAAATTTACTTGAAAAGATATTTGGCATAGACGCCTATATAGCTCTTGATCATGCAAATGGTATCGAGCCGATAACTATCGCTGACATAAAAGCATACAAGCCAAGCACAAGGTCTTTTTATAGCTCTGAAATTTTACCGCGTGATTATGAGTATTATGAAGCTTTAACTGTTATAAAAGAGATGAGCGATAGACTAAGCTTAAAGATGTTGGCGCAAAATGTCAAAGCCAGCGGAATTAGCATAGTGATAAAATTTGCCGATAAAAATCTTGGACACGAACGCGCTACGATAAGCTACCCTACTCCTACAAATATCACCAGCAAGATCATACAAAGCGTTGAGGATCTATATCTAAATAAAATCAAAAATTTAGGACTTATCAGGCAAATTAGCATAAGCGCAAACAATATCAAAAAAGATACTCAAGTAGAAAAAAGTCTTTTTGACGAGCAAGACGATAAAGAAAAAACTGCCTTAAAAGCCATAAATGCCATCAAGGATAAATTTGGCAAAAATGCCATCTTAAGAGCGATAGATCTTATGCCAGAAGCAACAGGGCGAGATAGAAACGAAAAAATCGGAGGGCATAAAAGCGGTGTCAAAGATAAAAAATGA
- a CDS encoding fluoride efflux transporter FluC: MLNLILVGFGGFFGAIFRYGLDILINKIFITSFPLSILFINSLGSFFIGVLFSLKFDPSLKFFLITGLLGGFTTFSTFSYQTVTLFSKDPILAFANIFLSVFMCITFCYLGVLVSKNFI, translated from the coding sequence ATGCTTAACTTAATCCTTGTTGGCTTTGGAGGTTTTTTCGGGGCTATTTTTAGATATGGTCTGGATATTTTGATAAATAAAATTTTTATCACATCCTTTCCATTATCCATACTCTTTATAAATTCACTAGGCAGCTTTTTTATAGGTGTTTTGTTTAGCCTAAAATTTGATCCCAGCTTAAAATTCTTTTTGATAACAGGTCTACTTGGTGGATTTACTACATTTTCTACTTTTAGCTATCAAACCGTTACGCTTTTTTCAAAAGATCCGATACTGGCTTTTGCAAATATATTTCTAAGTGTTTTTATGTGTATAACCTTTTGTTATCTTGGGGTTTTAGTAAGCAAAAATTTCATCTAA